A section of the Triticum dicoccoides isolate Atlit2015 ecotype Zavitan chromosome 7A, WEW_v2.0, whole genome shotgun sequence genome encodes:
- the LOC119329783 gene encoding chloroplastic group IIA intron splicing facilitator CRS1, chloroplastic-like: MAPPPLPLFSPSPKQPPPPPWLHGPKAPATVTPPHPSEAPSSSKPQRQRETSSTPNPLSAGVPGGRTRRAVLGIIRRVRSLELSDPPSPRPRPSTRGAVPLFHLPVEEDRGGEAGGDEKGRPVPWSAAREEGLKAALRRQKKAREPTPAEQLLDPAELERLRRAARGVADGWVRAKKAGVTDEVVEDVRRVWSGGQELAAVRVVEPLRRCMDRAREILEIKSGGLVVWTKGDIHFVYRGSNYQENTKHRHKSIADIQRVSPEKCTVPEPQWKHESNTEPSTNYSGDVHGIFREIDPSIAVHAYEEPVKGTLYEREVNRLLDSLGPRFVDWWWNTPLPVDADLLPEVVPGFKTPFRQCPPGVRPTLADDELTYLRNLARPLPTHFALGRNTRLQGLAAAVLKLWEKSLIAKIAVKVGIQNTNNEQMAWNLKHLTGGTIILRNKDFIILYRGKDFLPRGVKQCVIKQEARVDAQQVKEEEARLTVIDSLQMFTGLPSEGTSAGTFREYLDFQLNHVQETTENNLGMVELEAEKHRLEKELKDLQRRLSILMKKIERSNEALAKLHSSWNPSEQSADKELLTEEERMVFRKIGLKMDEHVLLGRRGIFDGVIEEIHQHWKHKEIVKVITKQNQAYQITYTSMLLEVETGGMLIATQKLTNSHAIILYRGKNYHRPTKSSPSNLLTKREALRRSVEVQRRGSMKYYVWERQKSIEDLQWRLANVIRKIRELTV, translated from the exons ATGGCGCCACCTCCACTCCCCCTCTTCTCCCCGTCCCcgaagcagccgccgccgccgccgtggctcCACGGCCCCAAAGCCCCCGCCACCGTGACCCCTCCGCACCCTTCAGAGGCCCCTTCGAGTTCGAAGCCGCAGCGGCAAAGAGAAACCAGCTCCACCCCCAACCCCCTCAGCGCCGGCGTCCCCGGCGGCCGCACCCGCCGCGCCGTGCTCGGGATCATCCGCCGGGTCCGCTCCCTGGAGCTCTCCGACCCGCCAAGCCCGAGGCCCAGACCCAGCACCCGCGGCGCCGTCCCCTTGTTCCACCTCCCGGTCGAGGAAGACCGGGGAGGGGAGGCGGGGGGAGATGAGAAGGGGAGGCCGGTCCCGTGGTCCGCGGCGAGGGAAGAGGGCCTCAAGGCCGCGCTGCGGCGGCAGAAGAAGGCGCGGGAGCCCACGCCCGCGGAGCAGCTGCTGGACCCCGCCGAGCTGGAGCGGCTGCGGCGGGCGGCGCGCGGGGTGGCGGACGGGTGGGTGCGGGCCAAGAAGGCCGGGGTGACGGACGAGGTGGTGGAGGACGTGCGCAGGGTCTGGTCCGGCGGCCAGGAGCTCGCCGCCGTCCGGGTCGTCGAGCCGCTCCGGCGGTGCATGGACAGAGCCAGGGAGATCCTTGAG ATAAAATCAGGAGGTTTAGTTGTTTGGACAAAAGGAGACATTCATTTTGTCTACAGAGGAAGTAATTATCAAGAAAACACAAAACATCGTCACAAGTCCATAGCTGATATTCAGAGAGTTTCCCCTGAAAAATGTACTGTGCCTGAACCCCAATGGAAACACGAAAGCAACACCGAGCCTTCAACAAATTATAGTGGTGATGTTCATGGTATTTTCCGAGAGATTGATCCAAGCATTGCTGTTCATGCATATGAAGAACCTGTCAAAGGAACACTCTATGAGAGAGAAGTCAACAGACTGTTGGACAGCTTGGGCCCTCGGTTTGTAGATTGGTGGTGGAATACGCCATTGCCTGTGGATGCTGATCTCCTTCCAGAAGTTGTTCCAGGCTTCAAAACTCCATTTAGACAATGCCCTCCTGGTGTGAGACCGACGCTAGCAGATGATGAGCTGACATACCTGCGCAATCTTGCACGTCCTTTACCCACACATTTTGCCCTAG GTAGAAATACAAGACTGCAAGGTTTGGCAGCTGCTGTGCTAAAGCTTTGGGAAAAGAGCCTTATAGCGAAGATTGCAGTGAAAGTGGGTATCCAGAATACCAATAATGAGCAAATGGCATGGAATCTTAAG CATCTTACTGGAGGAACTATCATATTGAGAAACAAGGATTTCATTATTCTATATAGAGGCAAGGATTTTCTTCCTCGTGGAGTTAAACAATGTGTTATTAAGCAAGAGGCTCGGGTAGATGCCCAGCAGGTGAAGGAAGAAGAAGCCCGATTAACTGTGATAGACTCACTTCAGATGTTCACTGGTTTACCATCTGAGGGAACTTCTGCGGGAACTTTCAGAGAATATCTGGATTTCCAGCTTAACCATGTGCAGGAAACAACTGAAAACAACTTGGGCATGGTAGAACTAGAGGCCGAGAAGCATAGACTCGAGAAGGAGCTGAAAGACCTGCAACGGAGACTTTCCATT CTTATGAAGAAGATCGAAAGATCCAACGAAGCGCTTGCGAAACTTCATAGTTCTTGGAACCCTTCAGAGCAATCTGCAGATAAAGAACTCTTGACAGAGGAGGAAAGAATGGTATTCCGAAAGATTGGCCTAAAAATGGATGAGCATGTGCTCCTTG GAAGACGTGGTATCTTTGACGGTGTAATTGAAGAGATTCATCAACACTGGAAACATAAAGAGATTGTGAAAGTAATTACCAAGCAGAATCAAGCTTACCAAATAACATACACATCAATGCTGCTTGAGGTTGAGACAGGAGGAATGCTAATAGCAACACAAAAGCTCACAAATAGCCATGCCATAATACTTTACCGTGGAAAGAATTATCATCGCCCAACAAAATCATCACCCAGtaatctcctgacaaagagagaggcaTTACGAAGATCAGTTGAGGTTCAACGACGAGGG TCAATGAAATACTACGTTTGGGAGAGACAAAAGTCTATTGAGGATTTGCAATGGAGACTG GCAAATGTGATAAGGAAAATCAGGGAACTAACCGTATGA
- the LOC119328242 gene encoding uncharacterized protein LOC119328242, producing the protein MPAALPPTLPEELVEEILLRIPPDEPAGLLRASLVCKSWSQAVSHRGFRRRLQDFHRAPPVLGFLHDWDDEDIPDFISATVSPFSLAVPDSWLWQVVDCRHGRALFLSDDPYPEELLVWEPITGSQQLVPVPVMSDIGRTTASVFCAADGCDHCNCHGGPFCVVFVFSVDSEDPDDGEYDTAACVYSSETGAWGELTVMHGEFYMHFTYSSSVLVGESLLYFMTDGGLILEYDMAMHGLTWFKAPYSCYSKGIPSYILMPAEDGGLGLVEELDPHLKLWSREMTDARWIPSRIINLGSLSLNGAQMGATCPVHVLGFAEGANVIVVTTAAGLFRVQVQSEEITRVCDDHGYGNLIPVVGFYTPMPQVAAAEA; encoded by the exons ATGCCAGCAGCACTGCCGCCGACGCTCCCTGAGGAGCTTGTCGAAGAGATCCTCCTCCGCATCCCGCCCGACGAGCCTGCCGGCCTCCTTCGCGCCTCCCTCGTCTGCAAGTCCTGGAGCCAGGCCGTCTCCCATCGCGGATTCCGGCGCCGCCTCCAGGATTTCCACCGGGCACCCCCCGTGCTCGGGTTTCTCCATGATTGGGACGACGAGGACATCCCCGACTTTATCTCCGCCACTGTGTCGCCCTTCTCCCTTGCTGTCCCAGACAGCTGGCTCTGGCAGGTCGTTGACTGCCGCCACGGCCGCGCACTCTTCCTCTCTGATGACCCTTATCCTGAGGAACTCCTGGTGTGGGAGCCAATCACGGGTTCCCAGCAGCTTGTGCCAGTGCCCGTGATGTCTGATATCGGCCGCACAACCGCCTCAGTGTTCTGCGCAGCAGATGGGTGCGACCACTGCAACTGCCATGGGGGCCCTTTCTGCGTTGTCTTTGTCTTCTCCGTCGACAGCGAAGATCCTGACGACGGGGAATATGACACGGCAGCATGTGTATACTCGTCAGAGACCGGTGCTTGGGGCGAGCTGACCGTGATGCATGGGGAGTTCTACATGCACTTCACATATTCTTCCAGTGTGCTTGTTGGGGAGTCTTTGCTCTACTTCATGACTGATGGTGGGTTGATCCTGGAGTATGACATGGCAATGCATGGGCTGACTTGGTTCAAGGCACCATACTCTTGCTACTCTAAGGGTATACCCAGTTACATTCTCATGCCGGCAGAGGACGGTGGACTGGGACTCGTTGAAGAATTGGATCCGCATCTGAAATTGTGGTCAAGGGAGATGACTGATGCCCGATGGATACCCAGCCGGATTATCAACTTGGGAAGTTTGTCTCTAAATGGTGCTCAAATGGGTGCAACATGTCCGGTCCACGTGTTGGGCTTTGCGGAGGGAGCAAACGTCATTGTCGTGACCACTGCTGCCGGCCTCTTCAGAGTTCAAGTCCAATCAGAGGAGATAACCAGGGTGTGCGATGATCATGGATATGGTAACCTGATTCCTGTTGTCGGCTTCTACACTCCTATGCCCCAAG TGGCAGCAGCTGAAGCTTAA